A single window of Salvia splendens isolate huo1 chromosome 6, SspV2, whole genome shotgun sequence DNA harbors:
- the LOC121806923 gene encoding uncharacterized protein LOC121806923 — protein MEFLYDESFSLSYWDYFSYLLLRPIAAILFTASLLFFGWFLAWKLVLVHVPLVQEIFGLRKKTFKPKPPHRRRFTQFYNRINAQNPSSEE, from the exons ATGGAGTTTTTATACGACGAatcattctctctctcatatTGGGATTACTTCAGTTATCTTCTACTTCGTCCCATCGCTGCTATTCTCTTCACCGCCTCCTTACTCTTCTTTG GGTGGTTCTTGGCATGGAAGCTGGTACTGGTTCACGTACCTCTAGTGCAGGAAATTTTTGGTCTGAGGAAAAAAACCTTCAAGCCAAAGCCACCTCATCGAAGAAGATTTACTCAATTTTACAACAGAATTAATGCTCAAAATCCTTCTTCTGAAG AGTAG